From one Streptomyces chromofuscus genomic stretch:
- a CDS encoding D-Ala-D-Ala carboxypeptidase family metallohydrolase: protein MQRRTVRLLLSFVMLMAATLGGVLATAGPAQADECYTWNRTLSEGMSGSDVTQLQIRVAGHVDYGEILSIDGNFGPRTKAAVTKFQQAYGLSADGVAGSQTFSKIYALQDPDCTPIHFTYAELNKCNSDWSGGAVSAATAKSNALRTMWKLEAMRRIMGDVPIVVSSGFRSYSCNSAVGGASNSRHLYGDAADLVGSPSFCQLAQRARYHGFGGIFGPGYPGHDDHTHVDGRTSRSWSAPSCGI, encoded by the coding sequence ATGCAACGACGTACGGTCCGACTGCTCCTCTCATTTGTCATGCTCATGGCTGCCACATTGGGCGGCGTGTTGGCCACGGCCGGCCCGGCCCAGGCCGACGAGTGCTACACCTGGAACCGCACCCTGTCCGAGGGCATGTCGGGCTCCGACGTCACCCAGCTGCAGATCCGGGTGGCCGGGCACGTCGACTACGGCGAGATCCTCTCCATCGACGGCAACTTCGGCCCGCGGACCAAGGCCGCGGTCACCAAGTTCCAGCAGGCGTACGGGCTGTCGGCGGACGGCGTCGCGGGCAGCCAGACGTTCAGCAAGATCTACGCGCTCCAGGACCCGGACTGCACGCCCATCCACTTCACCTACGCCGAGCTGAACAAGTGCAACTCCGACTGGTCCGGTGGTGCGGTCAGCGCGGCGACGGCCAAGTCCAACGCCCTGCGCACCATGTGGAAGCTGGAGGCCATGCGGCGCATCATGGGCGACGTGCCGATCGTCGTGTCCAGCGGCTTCCGCTCGTACTCCTGCAACAGCGCGGTGGGCGGCGCCTCGAACAGCCGGCACCTGTACGGCGACGCCGCCGATCTCGTCGGCAGCCCGTCGTTCTGCCAGCTCGCGCAACGGGCCCGCTACCACGGCTTCGGCGGCATCTTCGGCCCCGGCTACCCCGGCCACGACGACCACACCCACGTGGACGGACGCACCAGCCGCTCCTGGTCCGCACCCAGCTGCGGCATCTGA